Proteins encoded in a region of the Streptomyces sp. NBC_00310 genome:
- a CDS encoding aldo/keto reductase, with translation MRYRLLGRTGLRVSELFLGAMTFGEQGGVGAPPEECARILDVYAEAGGNVIDTAVNYRGGESERIVGDLLKGRRDRFVLSTKYTVSRDGTDPNAAGNHRKNLALSLETSLRRLGTDYVDIYWVHIWDRNTPVEETMRALDDAVRSGKVLYVGISDAPAWVVSRANTLAEWRGWSPLSALQVPYSLLNRDIERELLPMAEAFGMSVAAWSPLQNGVLSGKYTRPGGVTPGTATRLSAEVIGERERAVAQAVRTAADELGATPAQVAIAWTMAHSPAVHPVLGARRVEQLMDNLGAARLVLPAEVLARLEETTDFRLGFPGDFIDEASAWVYGSAGQRVVPRTG, from the coding sequence GTGCGTTACCGACTCCTGGGCCGGACCGGGCTCCGCGTCTCCGAGCTGTTCCTGGGCGCCATGACGTTCGGGGAGCAGGGCGGGGTGGGGGCGCCCCCCGAGGAGTGCGCGCGGATCCTCGACGTGTACGCGGAGGCCGGCGGCAATGTGATCGACACGGCGGTCAACTACCGGGGTGGGGAGAGCGAGCGGATCGTCGGCGACCTGCTCAAGGGGCGGCGCGACCGTTTCGTGCTGTCCACCAAGTACACCGTCTCCCGTGACGGCACCGACCCCAACGCCGCCGGCAACCACCGCAAGAACCTCGCGCTCTCCCTGGAGACGAGCCTGCGCCGGCTGGGCACCGACTACGTCGACATCTACTGGGTGCACATCTGGGACCGGAACACCCCGGTCGAGGAGACGATGCGCGCCCTCGACGACGCCGTACGGTCCGGGAAGGTGCTGTACGTCGGCATCTCGGACGCCCCGGCCTGGGTGGTCTCACGCGCCAACACCCTCGCGGAGTGGCGGGGTTGGTCGCCGCTGTCGGCGCTCCAGGTGCCGTACAGCCTGCTCAACCGGGACATCGAGCGCGAACTGCTGCCGATGGCGGAGGCGTTCGGCATGTCGGTGGCGGCCTGGAGCCCGCTGCAGAACGGCGTCCTGTCGGGCAAGTACACCCGGCCGGGCGGGGTGACGCCGGGCACCGCGACCCGGCTGTCCGCCGAGGTGATCGGGGAGCGCGAGCGCGCGGTGGCGCAGGCCGTGCGGACCGCCGCGGACGAACTCGGCGCCACCCCGGCCCAGGTGGCCATCGCCTGGACCATGGCCCACTCCCCCGCCGTGCACCCCGTCCTCGGCGCCCGCCGCGTCGAGCAGCTGATGGACAACCTGGGCGCCGCCCGGCTCGTCCTCCCCGCGGAGGTGCTGGCCCGGCTGGAGGAGACCACCGACTTCCGCCTCGGCTTCCCCGGCGACTTCATCGACGAGGCGTCGGCGTGGGTGTACGGGTCGGCGGGGCAGCGCGTGGTGCCGCGTACGGGTTGA
- a CDS encoding cytochrome P450 family protein, whose amino-acid sequence MKQTKVIDLGEYGPRFTEDPHPVYAQLRERGPVHRVRLPKPDVHQEVWLVVGYEEARAALADPRLAKDGSKVGVTFLDEELIGTYLLVADPPQHTRLRGLIAREFTARRVERLRPRVQEITDSLLDTMLPRGRADLVESFAYPLPLTVICELLGVPEFDRAAFRKLSTEAVAPTSGESEHEAYIQLAAYLGELIDDKRSSPPADDLLSALIRTTDEDGDRLSPAELRGMAFILLIAGHETTVNLVTGAVHALLTHPGQLAQVRADMSLVDAVVEETLRHEGPVENATFRFATEPLDIGGTTIPAGDSVMIGLTAADRDGTRYPAPDRFDIHRDTRGHLAFGHGIHFCLGAPLARLEARVAVRALLERCPDLALDGPPGEWLPGMLIRGVRSLPVRW is encoded by the coding sequence ATGAAACAGACGAAAGTGATCGATCTGGGGGAGTACGGGCCGAGGTTCACCGAGGACCCGCACCCCGTCTACGCCCAGCTGCGCGAGCGCGGCCCCGTCCACCGGGTCCGGCTGCCGAAGCCCGACGTGCACCAGGAGGTCTGGCTCGTCGTGGGGTACGAGGAGGCGCGGGCGGCGCTCGCCGATCCCCGGCTGGCGAAGGACGGCTCGAAGGTCGGGGTGACGTTCCTCGACGAGGAGCTGATCGGCACGTATCTGCTGGTCGCCGACCCGCCCCAGCACACCCGGCTGCGCGGGCTGATAGCCCGCGAGTTCACCGCGCGCCGGGTCGAGCGGTTGCGGCCGAGGGTTCAGGAGATCACCGACTCGCTGCTGGACACGATGCTGCCGCGGGGCCGCGCCGATCTGGTGGAGTCGTTCGCCTACCCGCTGCCGCTCACCGTCATCTGCGAGCTGCTCGGCGTGCCCGAGTTCGACCGGGCGGCCTTCCGCAAGCTGTCCACGGAGGCGGTGGCCCCGACCAGCGGCGAGAGCGAGCACGAGGCCTACATCCAACTCGCCGCCTACCTGGGCGAGTTGATCGACGACAAACGCAGCTCCCCGCCCGCCGACGACCTGCTGAGCGCCCTGATCCGCACGACGGACGAGGACGGCGACCGCCTGTCCCCCGCCGAACTGCGCGGCATGGCCTTCATCCTCCTCATCGCCGGCCACGAGACCACGGTCAACCTCGTCACCGGCGCCGTCCACGCGCTCCTCACCCACCCCGGACAACTCGCCCAGGTACGGGCCGACATGAGCCTCGTCGACGCGGTCGTGGAGGAGACGCTGCGCCACGAGGGACCGGTGGAGAACGCGACATTCCGCTTCGCCACCGAGCCGCTGGACATCGGCGGCACGACCATCCCGGCGGGCGACTCGGTGATGATCGGCCTGACCGCCGCCGACCGCGACGGCACCCGCTATCCCGCCCCCGACCGCTTCGACATCCACCGCGACACCCGCGGCCACCTCGCCTTCGGCCACGGCATCCACTTCTGCCTCGGCGCGCCCCTGGCCCGTCTGGAGGCCCGTGTGGCCGTCCGCGCCCTCCTGGAACGCTGCCCCGATCTGGCCCTGGACGGCCCACCCGGGGAGTGGCTGCCGGGGATGCTCATACGGGGGGTGCGGAGCCTGCCCGTGCGTTGGTGA
- a CDS encoding sensor histidine kinase — MSGDKPVPEPPTFPGRSWLLPSALLDPDPDHDPGNGHPGRPPRRTARDWVVDFTCFLLAVFIGLLGLDTVRNEPDLPQAFAVLDQVLGALACAAVWLRRRWPVGLAVAMVPVCFVSNTAGGAGLVALFTLTVHRPFRYVAWIGGASLVLNPLFFWLRPDPDVTYPWAVFLALLLTAAIVGWGMVVRSKRQLMLSFRDRARRAETEAALRAEQAQRLAREAIAREMHDVLAHRLTLLSVHAGALEFRPDAPRAEIVRAAGVIRESAHEALQDLREIIGVLRAGEPDDAGRPQPTLTGLDTLVSECREAGMKVVLDQHVTDGAAVPASVGRTAYRITQECLTNARKHAPGAEVTVTVAGAPGDGLTVRVRNPAPPGEVPHVPGSGQGLIGLIERATLAGGRLDHGPEQDGGFGVRAWLPWA, encoded by the coding sequence GTGAGTGGTGACAAGCCGGTGCCGGAGCCCCCGACCTTCCCGGGGCGGAGCTGGCTGTTGCCGTCGGCCCTGCTCGACCCCGACCCCGACCACGATCCCGGGAACGGACACCCCGGACGGCCTCCCCGGCGCACCGCACGCGACTGGGTCGTCGACTTCACCTGCTTCCTGCTGGCCGTGTTCATCGGTCTCCTGGGCTTGGACACGGTCAGGAACGAACCCGATCTGCCCCAGGCCTTCGCCGTTCTCGACCAGGTGCTGGGCGCCCTCGCCTGCGCCGCCGTCTGGCTGCGGCGCCGCTGGCCGGTCGGCCTCGCCGTCGCGATGGTCCCGGTCTGCTTCGTCTCCAACACCGCGGGCGGCGCCGGCCTGGTCGCCCTCTTCACCCTCACGGTGCACCGGCCGTTCCGGTACGTGGCCTGGATCGGCGGCGCGTCCCTCGTACTGAACCCGCTGTTCTTCTGGCTGCGCCCCGACCCCGACGTCACCTACCCCTGGGCGGTCTTCCTCGCTTTGCTCCTCACCGCCGCGATCGTCGGCTGGGGCATGGTCGTTCGCTCCAAGCGGCAGCTCATGCTGAGCTTCCGGGACCGCGCCCGACGCGCCGAGACGGAGGCGGCGCTCCGGGCCGAGCAGGCGCAACGGCTCGCCCGGGAGGCCATCGCGCGCGAGATGCACGACGTCCTGGCGCACCGCCTGACGCTGCTGAGCGTGCACGCGGGCGCGCTGGAGTTCCGGCCCGACGCGCCCCGCGCCGAGATCGTCCGCGCGGCGGGTGTCATCCGGGAGAGCGCCCACGAGGCCCTGCAGGACCTGCGGGAGATCATCGGGGTGCTCCGCGCGGGTGAACCCGACGACGCCGGGCGCCCCCAGCCGACCCTCACCGGGCTCGACACGCTCGTCTCCGAGTGCCGCGAGGCCGGCATGAAGGTCGTCCTCGACCAGCACGTCACCGACGGCGCCGCCGTCCCCGCCTCCGTCGGCCGCACCGCTTACCGCATCACCCAGGAGTGCCTGACCAACGCACGCAAGCACGCCCCCGGCGCCGAGGTCACCGTCACCGTGGCGGGCGCCCCGGGCGACGGACTCACCGTCCGCGTACGCAATCCGGCGCCCCCGGGGGAGGTTCCGCACGTCCCCGGCTCCGGCCAGGGCCTCATCGGCCTCATCGAGCGCGCCACGCTGGCCGGGGGCCGCCTGGACCACGGCCCCGAGCAGGACGGCGGGTTCGGGGTGCGGGCCTGGCTGCCCTGGGCCTGA
- a CDS encoding response regulator transcription factor, protein MTVIRLLLVDDDPLVRAGLSFMLGGADDIEIVGEGADGDEVDALVDRTRPDVVLMDIRMPTVDGLAATERLRTRADAPQVVVLTTFHADDQVLRALRAGAAGFVLKDTPPAEIVAAVRRVAAGDPVLSPAVTRRLMAHAAGSAPDTRRATARSRVAALNDREREVAVAVGRGASNAEIAGELFLSVATVKTHVSRILAKLDLNNRVQIALLTYDAGLLEDDGR, encoded by the coding sequence ATGACCGTGATCCGACTGCTCCTCGTCGACGACGACCCCCTCGTGCGCGCCGGACTCTCCTTCATGCTGGGCGGCGCCGACGACATCGAGATCGTGGGCGAGGGCGCCGACGGCGACGAGGTGGACGCCCTCGTCGACCGCACGCGCCCCGACGTCGTCCTCATGGACATCCGGATGCCGACCGTCGACGGTCTCGCGGCCACCGAGCGGCTCCGCACCCGCGCGGACGCGCCCCAGGTCGTCGTCCTCACCACCTTCCACGCCGACGACCAGGTCCTGCGCGCCCTGCGCGCGGGCGCCGCCGGCTTCGTCCTCAAGGACACCCCGCCCGCCGAGATCGTCGCGGCGGTACGGCGGGTCGCGGCCGGCGACCCCGTGCTCTCGCCCGCCGTCACCCGCCGTCTGATGGCACACGCCGCCGGCAGCGCACCCGACACCCGGCGCGCCACCGCCCGTTCCCGCGTCGCCGCCCTCAACGACCGCGAACGCGAGGTGGCCGTCGCCGTCGGCCGCGGCGCCTCCAACGCCGAGATCGCCGGCGAACTCTTCCTGAGCGTGGCCACCGTCAAGACCCACGTCTCCCGCATCCTCGCCAAACTCGACCTCAACAACCGTGTGCAGATCGCCCTGTTGACGTACGACGCGGGACTGCTGGAGGACGACGGGCGCTAG